The following coding sequences are from one Gossypium hirsutum isolate 1008001.06 chromosome A12, Gossypium_hirsutum_v2.1, whole genome shotgun sequence window:
- the LOC107930982 gene encoding potassium transporter 6 isoform X1, whose protein sequence is MDSPLRHGTYCYPFKKETWMHTILLSFQSIGVVYGRLSTAPLYVFGSIPQNDFISDESAYEYFSFIFWTLTVLSLVKYTFIVLKADNDGEGGTFALYSLLCKHAKVGLLPNDKTSDDVTNSETGSPSRTKAESRARRAIAKHKSSHYLMLFLALFGSCMIICDAVLTPAISVLSAASGLRRSLTDIKYSSSRETEDSILKDLRKYVPVPTACAILVCLFTLQQYGSHRIGSIFAPVVILWLLFITGVGIYNIFHYDPHIVFAISPKYMYKFFQSTSWRSWRSFGSITLCVAGSEAMFADIGHFSMKSIKMTFICLIYPVLILSYAGQAAFISHALSIKDSSFAIDDYNHFYRSVPDHIHYVFTILSLLASAIGSQATITACFSIVNQCLALGCFPRVKVIHTSDKIHGQVYIPDLNWMIMILSLGITIGFHDIVRIGNASGMAIVSGMLVTTCLMSLVIALYWEKSLLLSTCFLVFFGSIEAVYLSSNLLNFHKGAWYLAVLLALSLTTMVAWHYGTLKKYQFDIENKVSMEWLTDPSSGLRVSRVPGIGFVYTDIVTGIPAFFSHFITNVPAFHQVLIFVSFKSLPEPFVSPTKRYLIGRVGNRDNKIYRCIVRYGYHDHIRDSDDFEEQIIRSIGEFISLEEHDAESLMSTEGKMIIVGKQLPEGDALIPLHYTGATSSPCASTQTNINTTEDTKLKRKRKKVRFMLPANSPKMRSSVREELNELVDARESGTAYFLGQSHIAVRNGSNFIKRFLIMVYVFFDKNCREPHVALNIPHAALVEVGMVYII, encoded by the exons ATGGATTCTCCATTGAGACATGGAACCTACTGTTATCCCTTCAAG AAGGAAACCTGGATGCATACAATCCTTCTGTCATTCCAAAGCATCGGAGTAGTTTACGGTCGATTGAGTACTGCTCCTTTATACGTCTTCGGTTCGATCCCTCAAAACGACTTCATATCTGATGAGAGTGCGTACGAATACTTCTCGTTTATCTTCTGGACGTTAACGGTCCTTTCGTTAGTGAAGTATACCTTCATAGTACTCAAAGCCGACAATGACGGAGAAG GTGGTACTTTTGCTTTGTACTCACTATTGTGTAAGCATGCAAAAGTCGGTCTACTCCCTAACGATAAAACTTCCGATGATGTTACAAATAGCGAGACTGGAAGTCCTTCCCGAACCAAAGCCGAATCAAGAGCACGAAGGGCTATCGCAAAACATAAGAGTAGTCATTACTTGATGTTGTTCTTAGCATTGTTCGGTTCTTGCATGATAATATGCGACGCGGTCCTTACTCCGGCTATTTCGG TTTTATCGGCTGCATCGGGTCTTCGACGATCGTTAACGGATATCAAAT ATTCGTCATCCCGTGAAACAGAGGATTCGATATTGAAAGATCTAAGGAAAT ACGTACCTGTGCCTACTGCATGTGCCATATTGGTTTGCCTTTTCACTCTACAACAATACGGCAGCCATAGAATCGGGTCGATATTCGCTCCAGTAGTCATATTATGGCTTTTATTTATTACCGGAGTCGGTATATATAACATTTTTCACTACGATCCACATATCGTATTTGCAATTTCCCCGAAGTACATGTACAAGTTTTTCCAAAGTACAAGCTGGCGTAGTTGGAGATCATTTGGCAGTATTACTCTTTGTGTCGCAGGATCGGAAGCAATGTTTGCCGATATCGGTCATTTCTCGATGAAATCGATCAAG ATGACGTTCATATGCTTGATTTACCCGGTTCTTATTTTAAGTTATGCCGGTCAAGCCGCATTCATCTCCCACGCACTCTCCATAAAGGATTCATCCTTCGCTATAGATGATTATAACCATTTTTATAGATCCGTACCCG ATCATATTCACTACGTATTCACGATTTTATCTCTACTTGCATCGGCAATCGGAAGCCAAGCAACGATAACTGCATGTTTTTCGATCGTAAACCAATGCCTAGCGCTTGGTTGCTTCCCGAGAGTAAAAGTGATTCATACATCAGATAAGATACACGGCCAGGTCTATATCCCGGATCTTAACTGGATGATAATGATTCTTAGCCTCGGTATTACAATCGGTTTCCATGATATCGTGCGAATTGGAAATGCATCGGGCATGGCTATAGTCTCTGGCATGTTGGTAACAACTTGTTTAATGTCACTTGTGATTGCTCTATACTGGGAAAAGAGTCTGCTGCTGTCCACTTGCTTTTTGGTGTTTTTTGGGTCGATTGAAGCCGTTTATTTGTCATCGAACTTGTTGAATTTTCACAAAGGAGCATGGTATCTTGCTGTTCTTTTGGCACTAAGCTTGACTACCATGGTTGCATGGCATTATGGGACATTGAAGAAATACCAGTTTGATATAGAAAACAAGGTGTCTATGGAATGGCTTACGGATCCCAGCTCAGGTCTCAGAGTTTCCAGGGTGCCCGGAATAGGCTTTGTTTACACCGACATAGTAACCGGAATCCCAGCTTTCTTCTCCCATTTCATCACGAATGTACCTGCTTTTCATCAAGTGCTGATTTTTGTGTCATTCAAGTCATTGCCGGAACCTTTTGTTTCACCAACTAAGCGTTACCTTATAGGCAGAGTTGGTAATAGAGATAATAAAATTTACCGATGCATCGTACGATACGGATACCACGATCACATCAGAGACTCAGATGATTTTGAGGAACAAATCATCCGCTCGATCGGAGAGTTCATTTCCTTGGAAGAACACGACGCCGAGTCTTTGATGTCAACCGAAGGAAAAATGATCATCGTAGGTAAACAACTCCCCGAAGGGGATGCTTTGATACCATTACACTATACAGGAGCCACAAGCTCGCCCTGTGCATCAACTCAAACGAACATAAACACAACCGAGGATACTAAACtgaaaagaaagaggaaaaagGTACGATTCATGTTGCCGGCTAATAGCCCAAAAATGCGTTCGTCAGTGCGGGAAGAACTAAACGAACTGGTTGATGCGAGGGAAAGCGGGACAGCATATTTCTTGGGTCAATCACATATAGCGGTACGTAACGGCTCAAACTTTATCAAGCGATTCCTCATAATGGTATATGTTTTCTTCGATAAAAATTGCAGAGAACCTCATGTGGCATTGAACATCCCTCATGCAGCATTGGTGGAAGTTGGTATGGTCTATATAATATAA
- the LOC107930982 gene encoding potassium transporter 6 isoform X2: MHTILLSFQSIGVVYGRLSTAPLYVFGSIPQNDFISDESAYEYFSFIFWTLTVLSLVKYTFIVLKADNDGEGGTFALYSLLCKHAKVGLLPNDKTSDDVTNSETGSPSRTKAESRARRAIAKHKSSHYLMLFLALFGSCMIICDAVLTPAISVLSAASGLRRSLTDIKYSSSRETEDSILKDLRKYVPVPTACAILVCLFTLQQYGSHRIGSIFAPVVILWLLFITGVGIYNIFHYDPHIVFAISPKYMYKFFQSTSWRSWRSFGSITLCVAGSEAMFADIGHFSMKSIKMTFICLIYPVLILSYAGQAAFISHALSIKDSSFAIDDYNHFYRSVPDHIHYVFTILSLLASAIGSQATITACFSIVNQCLALGCFPRVKVIHTSDKIHGQVYIPDLNWMIMILSLGITIGFHDIVRIGNASGMAIVSGMLVTTCLMSLVIALYWEKSLLLSTCFLVFFGSIEAVYLSSNLLNFHKGAWYLAVLLALSLTTMVAWHYGTLKKYQFDIENKVSMEWLTDPSSGLRVSRVPGIGFVYTDIVTGIPAFFSHFITNVPAFHQVLIFVSFKSLPEPFVSPTKRYLIGRVGNRDNKIYRCIVRYGYHDHIRDSDDFEEQIIRSIGEFISLEEHDAESLMSTEGKMIIVGKQLPEGDALIPLHYTGATSSPCASTQTNINTTEDTKLKRKRKKVRFMLPANSPKMRSSVREELNELVDARESGTAYFLGQSHIAVRNGSNFIKRFLIMVYVFFDKNCREPHVALNIPHAALVEVGMVYII, from the exons ATGCATACAATCCTTCTGTCATTCCAAAGCATCGGAGTAGTTTACGGTCGATTGAGTACTGCTCCTTTATACGTCTTCGGTTCGATCCCTCAAAACGACTTCATATCTGATGAGAGTGCGTACGAATACTTCTCGTTTATCTTCTGGACGTTAACGGTCCTTTCGTTAGTGAAGTATACCTTCATAGTACTCAAAGCCGACAATGACGGAGAAG GTGGTACTTTTGCTTTGTACTCACTATTGTGTAAGCATGCAAAAGTCGGTCTACTCCCTAACGATAAAACTTCCGATGATGTTACAAATAGCGAGACTGGAAGTCCTTCCCGAACCAAAGCCGAATCAAGAGCACGAAGGGCTATCGCAAAACATAAGAGTAGTCATTACTTGATGTTGTTCTTAGCATTGTTCGGTTCTTGCATGATAATATGCGACGCGGTCCTTACTCCGGCTATTTCGG TTTTATCGGCTGCATCGGGTCTTCGACGATCGTTAACGGATATCAAAT ATTCGTCATCCCGTGAAACAGAGGATTCGATATTGAAAGATCTAAGGAAAT ACGTACCTGTGCCTACTGCATGTGCCATATTGGTTTGCCTTTTCACTCTACAACAATACGGCAGCCATAGAATCGGGTCGATATTCGCTCCAGTAGTCATATTATGGCTTTTATTTATTACCGGAGTCGGTATATATAACATTTTTCACTACGATCCACATATCGTATTTGCAATTTCCCCGAAGTACATGTACAAGTTTTTCCAAAGTACAAGCTGGCGTAGTTGGAGATCATTTGGCAGTATTACTCTTTGTGTCGCAGGATCGGAAGCAATGTTTGCCGATATCGGTCATTTCTCGATGAAATCGATCAAG ATGACGTTCATATGCTTGATTTACCCGGTTCTTATTTTAAGTTATGCCGGTCAAGCCGCATTCATCTCCCACGCACTCTCCATAAAGGATTCATCCTTCGCTATAGATGATTATAACCATTTTTATAGATCCGTACCCG ATCATATTCACTACGTATTCACGATTTTATCTCTACTTGCATCGGCAATCGGAAGCCAAGCAACGATAACTGCATGTTTTTCGATCGTAAACCAATGCCTAGCGCTTGGTTGCTTCCCGAGAGTAAAAGTGATTCATACATCAGATAAGATACACGGCCAGGTCTATATCCCGGATCTTAACTGGATGATAATGATTCTTAGCCTCGGTATTACAATCGGTTTCCATGATATCGTGCGAATTGGAAATGCATCGGGCATGGCTATAGTCTCTGGCATGTTGGTAACAACTTGTTTAATGTCACTTGTGATTGCTCTATACTGGGAAAAGAGTCTGCTGCTGTCCACTTGCTTTTTGGTGTTTTTTGGGTCGATTGAAGCCGTTTATTTGTCATCGAACTTGTTGAATTTTCACAAAGGAGCATGGTATCTTGCTGTTCTTTTGGCACTAAGCTTGACTACCATGGTTGCATGGCATTATGGGACATTGAAGAAATACCAGTTTGATATAGAAAACAAGGTGTCTATGGAATGGCTTACGGATCCCAGCTCAGGTCTCAGAGTTTCCAGGGTGCCCGGAATAGGCTTTGTTTACACCGACATAGTAACCGGAATCCCAGCTTTCTTCTCCCATTTCATCACGAATGTACCTGCTTTTCATCAAGTGCTGATTTTTGTGTCATTCAAGTCATTGCCGGAACCTTTTGTTTCACCAACTAAGCGTTACCTTATAGGCAGAGTTGGTAATAGAGATAATAAAATTTACCGATGCATCGTACGATACGGATACCACGATCACATCAGAGACTCAGATGATTTTGAGGAACAAATCATCCGCTCGATCGGAGAGTTCATTTCCTTGGAAGAACACGACGCCGAGTCTTTGATGTCAACCGAAGGAAAAATGATCATCGTAGGTAAACAACTCCCCGAAGGGGATGCTTTGATACCATTACACTATACAGGAGCCACAAGCTCGCCCTGTGCATCAACTCAAACGAACATAAACACAACCGAGGATACTAAACtgaaaagaaagaggaaaaagGTACGATTCATGTTGCCGGCTAATAGCCCAAAAATGCGTTCGTCAGTGCGGGAAGAACTAAACGAACTGGTTGATGCGAGGGAAAGCGGGACAGCATATTTCTTGGGTCAATCACATATAGCGGTACGTAACGGCTCAAACTTTATCAAGCGATTCCTCATAATGGTATATGTTTTCTTCGATAAAAATTGCAGAGAACCTCATGTGGCATTGAACATCCCTCATGCAGCATTGGTGGAAGTTGGTATGGTCTATATAATATAA
- the LOC107931012 gene encoding homeobox protein knotted-1-like 1, with translation MEANKNNNVGVNHHHHHKEEEDDDELLKIRISSHPLYERLVENHLNCLKVGGIGDRGRNNSKSNQRKAEHSISTKINPCCSSMQLNQSELDLFMEGYCSALSKLKEAMEEPQQQTIAFINGMHSQLRDLARPTHLSPDVFLQETERNNSKYVD, from the exons ATGGAGGCTAATAAGAACAATAATGTTGGAgtaaatcatcatcatcatcacaaggaagaagaagatgatgatgagcTTCTCAAGATCAGGATTTCAAGCCATCCTTTGTATGAGAGGCTCGTTGAGAATCACCTCAATTGCTTAAAG GTTGGAGGCATTGGAGATAGAGGCAGAAATAATAGCAAGAGCAACCAAAGGAAAGCTGAGCATAGTATTAGTACTAAGATTAATCCATGTTGTAGCAGCATGCAGCTGAATCAATCAGAGTTAGACCTCTTTAtg GAAGGATATTGCTCGGCGCTGAGCAAGCTAAAGGAAGCCATGGAAGAACCTCAGCAGCAAACAATAGCTTTCATCAATGGCATGCATTCTCAACTCAGGGACCTCGCTAGACCTACTCACCTCTCACCTGATGTTTTTCTG CAAGAAACAGAAAGGAATAATTCAAAGTACGTGGATTAA
- the LOC121211254 gene encoding mitogen-activated protein kinase kinase 9: MAVVRERRQLNLRLPLPDVSDRRPRFPLPLPPSSTATAVAASSVTIPATELERLEVLGHGNGGTVYKVQHKRTSKIYALKVVYGDGDQTVRRQVFREMDILRKTDSPYIVRCYETYEKPSGDVAILMEYMDAGTLDTLLRNKGTFTELELAHITRQILKGLSYLHAHKIIHRDLKPSNLLVNKKMEVKIADFGVSKMMTRTLEACNSYVGTCAYMSPERFDPDANGGNYDGFLGDIWSLGLTLMELYVGHFPFLPAGQRPDWATLMCAICFGDPPSLPPGASDEFRNFMECCLQKESSKRWTASQLLNHPFFIKHPSPASADN; encoded by the coding sequence ATGGCCGTAGTTCGTGAACGACGCCAGCTTAATCTCCGTCTTCCGTTACCGGACGTTTCCGATCGCCGCCCTCGTTTCCCTCTCCCACTCCCTCCTTCCTCCACAGCCACCGCCGTCGCTGCTTCTTCGGTCACCATTCCCGCCACTGAGCTCGAAAGACTCGAAGTTCTCGGTCACGGAAACGGCGGAACAGTGTACAAAGTCCAACATAAACGTACTTCAAAGATTTACGCTTTGAAAGTAGTGTACGGCGACGGTGACCAGACTGTTCGCCGGCAAGTTTTCAGGGAAATGGATATTTTACGAAAGACTGATTCACCTTACATAGTTCGTTGTTACGAAACGTACGAGAAACCTTCCGGCGACGTGGCGATTTTAATGGAGTATATGGACGCCGGCACTTTAGATACCCTTCTTCGTAATAAAGGCACTTTCACGGAGCTTGAACTTGCTCATATAACAAGACAGATTCTAAAAGGATTAAGCTATTTGCATGCACATAAAATCATTCACCGTGATCTTAAGCCGTCGAATTTATTGGTCAACAAGAAGATGGAAGTCAAAATCGCCGATTTCGGGGTTAGCAAGATGATGACTCGGACGTTGGAAGCGTGTAATTCGTACGTCGGAACTTGTGCTTATATGAGTCCGGAGCGGTTCGATCCCGACGCTAACGGTGGTAACTACGACGGCTTCCTCGGTGATATATGGAGTTTGGGATTAACTTTAATGGAACTTTACGTGGGTCACTTCCCGTTTCTACCGGCCGGTCAAAGACCCGATTGGGCTACACTTATGTGCGCCATATGTTTCGGCGATCCACCGTCTTTGCCGCCGGGTGCTTCCGATGAGTTCAGAAATTTCATGGAGTGTTGTTTGCAAAAGGAGTCTAGTAAAAGATGGACAGCTTCTCAGCTTTTGAATCATCCATTTTTTATTAAACATCCATCGCCGGCGTCCGCAGACAACTGA
- the LOC121211255 gene encoding U-box domain-containing protein 21: MVFSWRKKKPRSFNGDKKKELEIPRHFLCPITLDLLKDPVTLSSGITYDRESIEKWLDDGNFTCPVSNQVLRSFDQIPNHSLRKMIQDWCVENRSYGVERIPTPRIPVRSAEVSEVLFSIMDSTRQLDRCACLDSLHKLKKWGLESERNKRCIVANAAASGAIAAGFDAFAGESIDKNINVLEEILFVINWMFPLTEQAQRYIGSQASLYCIALFLKSKDLSLKQNAITVLAELLSCNQKYAQELTTIDGINKTLFHFINNPICPSITKPSLTLIYHMVSLSNENTTTEFINMGLTPLLLEIMIDSQKAICEKALAIIDQLCETAQGRGFAYDDALAMPVLVKKILRVSELATEYSVSAIWKLSKGDEKALMEALQFGAFQKLLLLIQVGCNDKTKEKATELLKLLNPYRPGLECIDSLDFKNIKRSF; encoded by the coding sequence ATGGTTTTCAGTTGGAGAAAGAAGAAACCCAGAAGCTTTAATGGCGATAAAAAGAAAGAGCTTGAGATTCCTAGGCATTTTCTTTGTCCAATAACACTTGATCTTCTGAAAGATCCAGTCACATTATCTTCTGGGATTACTTATGATCGTGAAAGTATCGAAAAATGGCTTGATGATGGGAATTTCACATGCCCTGTTTCGAATCAAGTTCTTAGAAGCTTCGATCAAATACCCAATCATTCGTTAAGGAAAATGATTCAAGATTGGTGTGTTGAGAATCGGAGTTACGGCGTTGAAAGGATTCCGACACCGCGGATTCCGGTGCGTTCGGCGGAGGTCTCGGAGGTTCTGTTTTCGATTATGGATTCTACGCGACAGTTGGATCGGTGTGCTTGTCTCGATTCGTTGCATAAGTTAAAAAAATGGGGTTTGGAAAGTGAACGTAACAAGCGGTGCATTGTGGCTAACGCCGCCGCTTCCGGAGCCATCGCCGCCGGGTTCGACGCATTCGCCGGTGAGTCTATTGATAAGAACATCAACGTGTTGGAAGAGATACTGTTTGTTATAAACTGGATGTTCCCACTTACCGAACAAGCTCAACGGTACATCGGATCACAAGCTTCACTATATTGCATTGCTCTGTTTTTAAAATCCAAAGACTTATCATTGAAACAGAACGCCATTACTGTCCTCGCAGAGCTTTTGTCTTGTAACCAAAAATACGCCCAAGAATTGACAACCATTGATGGAATCAACAAAACCCTTTTTCATTTCATTAATAACCCAATTTGTCCTTCCATTACCAAACCATCTCTCACTTTGATTTACCACATGGTTTCACTTTCAAATGAAAACACCACAACAGAGTTCATCAACATGGGTTTAACCCCTTTACTTTTGGAAATCATGATCGATTCCCAAAAAGCAATATGTGAAAAGGCATTAGCCATTATAGACCAGCTTTGTGAGACAGCACAGGGAAGGGGATTTGCTTATGATGATGCTCTTGCAATGCCGGTTTTAGTGAAGAAGATATTACGAGTTTCAGAACTGGCAACAGAGTACTCTGTTTCGGCCATTTGGAAACTGAGTAAAGGTGATGAAAAGGCTTTAATGGAAGCTCTTCAATTCGGTGCATTTCAAAAGCTTCTGTTGCTTATACAAGTGGGGTGTAATGATAAAACCAAAGAGAAAGCTACTGAGCTTTTGAAGTTGTTGAATCCTTATAGGCCTGGATTGGAATGCATTGATTCTTTGGATTTTAAGAACATCAAGAgatctttttga